The proteins below are encoded in one region of Bosea sp. BIWAKO-01:
- a CDS encoding 5-methyltetrahydropteroyltriglutamate--homocysteine S-methyltransferase: MPLRDKPPFRADMVGSLLRSARVKDARAKLVTGEISAADLTAIEDAEIRALVKKQEEVGLQAVTDGEFRRAFWHFDFLENLSGVQGYDSDSGIQFKGVATKARGLRVTGKLDFPDDHPHLAHFRFLASVTDRVPKMTIPSPSMLHYRGGRKAVDISAYFKMEDYYADLGKAYAKAVKAFYDAGCRYLQLDDTSLSYFCDPEQRQMLVDRGDDPDKLIHIYRDVINTATAAKPADMTITTHTCRGNFKSTFIASGGYEPVADMVFNQINVDGYFMEWDDDRSGGFEPLRFLPKGKQVVLGLVTSKFGSVESKDNLKRRIEQASAFAPLDQLCLSPQCGFASTEEGNVLAEDEQWAKLARIIEVAQEVWG, encoded by the coding sequence AAGCCGCCGTTCCGAGCCGATATGGTGGGAAGCCTGTTGCGTAGCGCACGCGTGAAGGACGCGCGCGCCAAGCTGGTGACCGGCGAAATCTCCGCCGCCGATCTGACGGCGATCGAGGATGCCGAGATCAGGGCGCTGGTGAAGAAGCAGGAGGAGGTCGGGCTCCAGGCGGTCACCGACGGCGAGTTCCGTCGCGCCTTCTGGCATTTCGATTTCCTGGAGAATCTCTCCGGCGTGCAGGGATACGACTCGGATTCAGGCATCCAGTTCAAGGGCGTCGCGACCAAGGCCCGTGGCCTTCGCGTGACCGGCAAACTCGACTTTCCCGACGACCACCCGCATCTCGCCCATTTCAGGTTTCTCGCCTCCGTCACCGACCGCGTGCCGAAGATGACGATCCCGAGCCCGAGCATGCTGCACTATCGCGGCGGCCGGAAAGCCGTCGATATCTCCGCCTATTTCAAGATGGAGGATTACTACGCAGATCTCGGCAAGGCCTACGCCAAGGCGGTGAAGGCCTTTTACGACGCCGGCTGCCGCTATCTGCAGCTCGACGATACCAGCCTCTCCTATTTCTGCGATCCTGAGCAGCGCCAGATGCTTGTCGATCGTGGCGATGACCCCGATAAGCTGATCCACATCTATCGCGACGTCATCAACACGGCGACGGCGGCCAAGCCGGCGGACATGACGATCACCACTCATACTTGCCGCGGCAACTTCAAATCGACCTTCATCGCCTCGGGTGGCTATGAACCCGTCGCCGACATGGTCTTCAACCAGATCAACGTCGACGGCTATTTCATGGAATGGGACGATGATCGCTCCGGCGGCTTCGAGCCGCTGCGCTTCCTGCCGAAGGGCAAGCAGGTCGTGCTGGGCCTCGTCACCTCGAAGTTCGGCAGCGTCGAGAGCAAGGACAACCTGAAGCGGCGGATCGAGCAGGCCTCGGCCTTCGCGCCCCTGGATCAGCTCTGCCTCTCGCCCCAATGCGGCTTCGCCTCCACCGAGGAGGGCAATGTGCTGGCCGAGGACGAGCAATGGGCCAAGCTGGCGCGCATTATCGAGGTGGCGCAGGAGGTGTGGGGATGA
- a CDS encoding VOC family protein → MSQEPCFDIAHLAHVELFTNKPEASLDFFVNILGLTESGRAGDSVYLRAWDDYEFHTLKLTASTTTGVGHIGYRATSEAGLMRRVKAIEAMGAGIGWDDGDLGHGKAYRFRDPDNHVFEIYFDTQKYAAPPHERPALKNQAQRNHGRGCAVRRLDHLNLLAQDVAVIRDFMPKALGSRITEQIVLDSGEVGGCWFTVNNKSYDIAYTRDHTAALGRFHHLTYAADQREHILEAADIFLENGIHIETGPHKHAVQQTFFLYVYEPAGNRIEIANAGARLILDPDWQTVTWTEAERKKGQAWGLKTIESFHTHGTPPAAA, encoded by the coding sequence ATGAGCCAGGAACCCTGTTTCGACATCGCTCATCTCGCCCATGTCGAGCTGTTCACGAACAAGCCGGAGGCCAGCCTCGATTTCTTCGTCAATATCCTCGGGCTGACCGAGAGCGGACGGGCGGGCGACAGCGTCTATCTGCGCGCCTGGGACGACTATGAGTTCCACACGCTGAAACTCACGGCCTCGACCACGACGGGTGTCGGCCATATCGGCTATCGGGCGACGAGCGAGGCTGGCCTGATGCGCCGGGTCAAGGCGATCGAGGCCATGGGGGCCGGCATCGGCTGGGACGACGGCGATCTCGGCCATGGCAAGGCCTACCGGTTCCGCGATCCCGACAATCATGTGTTCGAGATCTATTTCGACACCCAAAAATACGCTGCGCCGCCGCATGAACGGCCGGCGCTGAAGAACCAGGCGCAACGCAATCATGGCCGCGGCTGTGCTGTGCGCCGTCTCGACCATCTCAATCTGCTGGCGCAGGACGTCGCGGTGATCCGCGATTTCATGCCGAAGGCCCTGGGCAGCCGCATCACGGAACAGATCGTGCTCGATTCCGGCGAAGTCGGTGGCTGCTGGTTCACCGTCAACAACAAGAGCTACGACATCGCCTATACGCGCGACCACACCGCGGCTCTCGGGCGCTTCCACCACCTCACCTATGCGGCCGACCAGCGCGAGCATATTCTCGAAGCCGCCGACATCTTTCTCGAGAACGGCATTCACATCGAGACCGGGCCGCATAAGCACGCGGTGCAGCAGACCTTCTTCCTCTATGTCTACGAGCCTGCCGGCAACCGTATCGAGATCGCCAATGCCGGCGCGCGTCTCATTCTCGATCCGGACTGGCAGACTGTGACGTGGACCGAGGCCGAGCGGAAGAAGGGACAGGCCTGGGGGCTGAAGACGATCGAGAGCTTCCACACGCATGGTACCCCGCCGGCCGCCGCATGA
- a CDS encoding DUF2218 domain-containing protein, which translates to MSQVRISSRGLRPFAWVLGLILTLFALTAAGPALASPVTVTDVLGRTVTLPGPAKRIVLGQGRQLNALGLIHPDPISLLVGWGNDFQRQMGEAYTLYRARFPAIETLPTVGDSTADGFSFEKAVELDPDLVVLSLSIAGTRRGPGDLVAKFEAAGIPVIVVDFFLQPFRDTVPSLRILGKAIGREAAAEEFVSFYQDRRQRIARRLGPVERPSVFMHAHAGSAECCFSPGKGTFDDYIAAAGGRNIAAALLPGATGQVSLEQVLALDPAIYIATGGTHLARSGGLVLGLGVPAEVASRSLAAQLARPGLKALTAVRKGRAYSLWHLFNDTPTHIAAIEAMAKWFHPQLFADIDPQATLDEISRRFSAIPLQGTSGSSRMAESRKTWQARRQSHEFPRKPRLPRRSRGCPAMTALVAHARIAMIDPDAIIAPLCEHLAEHGAEVTQEEGATIIALGSYRGWLQSSDGHLIVRAEAPDIASLQGAKQAIASHVLEFAPRGEAVPLIAWTGAGSDVAIPSSFRILTVTGIRDISPHMRRISFRGEDLARFDSLEALHVRLFLPPPDLAAPEWPTFGEDGILRMPETDKAPAVRKYTIREINPVAGTVALDFVLHEDAGPGAAFAARARPGDRIGMAGPGGRGLREADWYLFMGDETALPAIGRMLVHLPSTARGFAVIEIADAEEEQALVCPAGIQIRWLHRQGAEAGTTTLLQDAFDTVTWPSDDATVYLWAALEHSDFKALRVAARKRLRPERDHHLIVSYWRRGISEDRPAD; encoded by the coding sequence ATGAGCCAGGTACGGATCTCGTCGCGCGGGCTGCGACCATTTGCGTGGGTTCTGGGCCTCATTCTGACGCTGTTTGCGTTGACGGCAGCCGGCCCGGCCCTGGCCTCCCCCGTAACGGTGACCGATGTGCTCGGTCGCACGGTGACCTTGCCGGGCCCGGCCAAGCGCATCGTGCTGGGGCAGGGTCGCCAGCTCAATGCGCTGGGGCTCATTCATCCCGATCCGATCAGCCTGCTCGTTGGCTGGGGCAATGACTTCCAGCGCCAGATGGGCGAGGCCTACACGCTGTACCGCGCGCGGTTTCCTGCGATCGAGACGCTGCCGACCGTCGGAGACAGCACCGCAGACGGGTTTTCTTTCGAGAAGGCAGTCGAACTTGACCCGGATCTGGTCGTTCTGAGCCTGTCGATCGCCGGAACGCGCCGCGGCCCCGGCGATCTCGTCGCGAAATTCGAGGCGGCGGGCATCCCCGTGATCGTGGTGGATTTCTTCCTGCAGCCGTTCCGCGACACGGTGCCCAGCCTGCGCATTCTCGGCAAGGCGATCGGCAGGGAGGCGGCGGCCGAAGAGTTCGTCTCCTTCTACCAAGACCGGAGACAGCGCATCGCCAGGCGGCTCGGCCCGGTCGAGCGACCATCCGTCTTCATGCATGCGCATGCCGGAAGCGCCGAATGCTGTTTCTCGCCGGGAAAGGGTACATTCGACGACTACATCGCAGCCGCAGGCGGACGAAACATCGCGGCGGCGCTCCTGCCGGGAGCGACAGGCCAGGTCAGCCTCGAGCAGGTTCTCGCTCTGGACCCGGCGATCTATATCGCGACAGGTGGCACCCATCTCGCAAGGAGCGGGGGACTGGTGCTGGGCCTGGGCGTGCCCGCCGAGGTCGCGTCGCGCAGCCTGGCAGCCCAGCTCGCCCGCCCCGGCCTCAAGGCCCTGACGGCCGTGAGGAAGGGCCGGGCCTATAGTCTCTGGCATCTGTTCAACGACACCCCCACCCATATCGCGGCGATCGAGGCGATGGCGAAGTGGTTCCATCCGCAGCTGTTCGCCGATATCGACCCGCAGGCGACGCTGGACGAGATCTCCCGGCGTTTCTCGGCGATCCCGCTACAGGGAACGTCTGGCTCGAGTCGCATGGCGGAAAGCCGGAAGACTTGGCAAGCCCGCCGGCAAAGCCATGAATTTCCCCGCAAACCCCGCCTCCCCCGCCGCTCGCGAGGTTGCCCTGCCATGACCGCTCTCGTTGCTCACGCCCGGATCGCCATGATCGATCCGGACGCCATCATCGCTCCGCTCTGCGAACATCTAGCCGAGCATGGTGCCGAGGTCACACAGGAGGAGGGCGCGACGATCATTGCACTCGGCAGCTACCGTGGCTGGCTGCAGTCCAGCGATGGACATCTGATCGTGCGCGCCGAAGCGCCCGACATTGCGAGCCTCCAAGGCGCCAAACAAGCGATCGCGAGCCATGTCCTCGAGTTTGCGCCGCGCGGCGAGGCCGTCCCCCTGATCGCCTGGACGGGAGCCGGCAGCGACGTGGCGATCCCATCGAGTTTTCGCATCCTGACCGTAACAGGCATTCGGGACATCTCGCCACATATGCGCCGGATCAGCTTCCGGGGCGAGGACCTTGCCAGGTTCGATAGCCTGGAGGCGCTGCATGTCAGGTTGTTCCTGCCACCGCCTGATCTGGCCGCGCCGGAATGGCCGACATTCGGCGAGGATGGAATCTTGCGCATGCCGGAGACGGACAAGGCGCCGGCGGTGCGCAAATACACGATCCGCGAGATCAATCCAGTCGCAGGAACGGTCGCGCTCGATTTCGTGCTGCATGAGGATGCCGGCCCCGGCGCAGCTTTCGCGGCCCGTGCCCGGCCAGGCGATCGCATTGGCATGGCAGGCCCCGGCGGACGTGGCTTGCGCGAGGCCGACTGGTATCTGTTCATGGGCGACGAAACCGCGCTGCCCGCGATCGGCCGCATGCTTGTCCACCTGCCTTCGACCGCACGAGGCTTCGCCGTCATCGAGATCGCCGATGCCGAGGAGGAACAGGCACTGGTCTGCCCCGCCGGGATCCAGATCCGCTGGTTGCATCGCCAGGGCGCCGAGGCCGGCACCACGACACTGCTCCAGGACGCCTTCGACACCGTCACGTGGCCTTCGGACGATGCGACCGTCTATCTCTGGGCCGCGCTCGAACATTCCGATTTCAAGGCCCTCCGCGTGGCCGCACGCAAGCGGCTGCGGCCCGAGCGCGATCATCATCTGATCGTCAGCTATTGGCGCCGCGGGATCAGCGAAGACCGGCCGGCCGACTGA
- a CDS encoding alpha/beta hydrolase, whose product MVSHNGMEAAPFRNTAGPELPSAVPATLAQARQQDIVADHGEIYRLLIAVPPGPAPAAGFPVIYLVDGNALFATAVETAQLQGRRQDVTGVDPAIIVGIGYPIDAPFDGARRQGDLLPDEGGADRFLDFIEEGVKPAVAALAAIDPNRQALVGHSFGGLFALHALFTRPEQFRSYVAGSPSIWWNDRAIEISEASFVARRRDAALPRLLITAGGSEQTRDARTSPERAQRLHMARMLDNAHEMALRLASSHRVAVEHVIFDGENHISVIPAMLARAVSFAIAGTAGRETAA is encoded by the coding sequence ATGGTGAGCCACAACGGCATGGAGGCCGCGCCATTTCGCAACACGGCCGGCCCCGAGCTCCCGTCAGCGGTGCCCGCGACCCTGGCGCAAGCGCGCCAGCAGGACATCGTCGCGGACCATGGCGAGATCTATCGGCTGCTGATCGCAGTCCCGCCAGGTCCGGCGCCGGCGGCGGGGTTTCCGGTGATCTATCTGGTCGACGGCAATGCTCTCTTCGCCACGGCCGTCGAGACGGCACAGCTCCAGGGTCGACGGCAGGATGTGACGGGCGTCGACCCGGCGATCATCGTGGGCATCGGCTATCCCATCGACGCCCCGTTCGATGGTGCGCGCCGGCAAGGTGATCTCCTGCCGGACGAGGGAGGCGCAGACCGGTTCCTCGACTTCATCGAGGAGGGCGTGAAGCCAGCCGTCGCAGCGCTCGCCGCCATCGATCCCAACCGCCAGGCTCTGGTGGGGCATTCCTTTGGTGGCTTGTTCGCACTGCATGCGCTGTTCACGCGGCCTGAGCAGTTCAGGTCCTACGTCGCCGGCAGCCCTTCGATCTGGTGGAACGATCGCGCGATCGAGATCAGCGAGGCCAGCTTTGTTGCGCGCCGCCGCGATGCAGCCCTGCCGCGGCTGCTGATCACAGCCGGAGGCAGCGAGCAGACACGCGACGCGCGCACCTCTCCGGAACGGGCGCAACGCCTGCATATGGCGCGCATGCTCGACAACGCCCACGAAATGGCGCTGCGCCTGGCCTCGTCGCACCGTGTCGCGGTGGAGCATGTGATCTTCGACGGCGAGAACCACATCTCGGTCATCCCCGCGATGCTCGCCAGGGCGGTTTCGTTCGCGATCGCCGGCACCGCCGGCCGGGAGACGGCGGCATGA
- a CDS encoding TonB-dependent siderophore receptor, translating to MNTRNLNKDGSWPIRAAGTPVCFWRRARGVALAGVALGTLPLAFSGPALAQGAAPTVSLDTIEVQGATEKANGPVDGYIARRSASGTKTDTPLIETPQSITVIPRAQIDDQAAQSVGQALRYSAGVLAETRLSSGRYDSTFIRGFGGSGSNAGFVNFQDGLRVQRGVNFLVPAMETYGLERIEVLRGPASVIFGQVKPGGLVNLVSKRPTDQAFGEVQAQIGSHQRRQLAFDIGGPVNPDKTVLYRIVGLGRAADTQVDFTKEERVYIAPSLTFQPSAATSLTILTSFQRDPETGFYGFIPAVGSALPNRYGRIPSKFFPGEPSYEGYSRNQIAAGYALEHRFNDVFSFRQNLRYTDLESRFRTVAVGSLAADERTLVRRVTASNEKARTFGVDNQLQADFRTGPLTHKVLLGVDGYWMDGTAFTGAGGTVQTLDWVNPVYGRTPFAVPALPGTTQEQTQFGVYLQDQIKLDRLSLLVGGRFDNARSRTRALTNGALTKQDDEATTGRAALMYNFDNGLAPYASYSTSFEPVAGTSFGGSPFKPTEGEQYEVGLKYAPPGYDAFIQAAVYQLTQSNVPTADPLNVGFQIQTGEVRARGFEIEGRAKLFESLELIAAYAYTDAEVTKSTGVDLGKRPTVVPRNMASLWGHYTFKTGLFAGFALGGGVRYVGEGAGDPGNTFKTPDYTLFDAAISYDFGVRSQALKGWKVQVNAQNLLDKDYVAGCYALTQCSFGLRRTVLATLSYRW from the coding sequence ATGAACACGCGCAACCTGAACAAGGATGGATCCTGGCCGATCCGAGCGGCAGGAACACCTGTTTGCTTCTGGCGTCGTGCCAGGGGAGTGGCGCTCGCCGGTGTCGCTCTCGGTACGCTGCCGCTTGCGTTTTCTGGCCCGGCCCTCGCTCAAGGTGCTGCTCCCACCGTGTCGCTGGACACGATCGAAGTCCAGGGAGCGACCGAGAAGGCCAATGGGCCGGTCGACGGCTATATCGCGCGGCGCAGCGCCAGCGGCACCAAGACCGACACTCCCCTGATCGAGACGCCGCAATCGATCACTGTGATCCCGCGCGCCCAGATCGACGATCAGGCCGCACAGAGCGTCGGCCAGGCGCTTCGCTATTCCGCCGGCGTCCTGGCTGAGACGCGCCTGTCCTCGGGTCGCTACGACAGCACCTTCATCCGCGGCTTCGGCGGCAGCGGCTCGAATGCCGGTTTCGTCAATTTCCAGGACGGCCTGCGTGTCCAGCGCGGCGTCAATTTCCTCGTCCCGGCCATGGAAACCTACGGCCTGGAGCGGATCGAGGTGCTGCGCGGTCCGGCTTCCGTGATCTTCGGACAGGTCAAGCCCGGCGGCCTGGTGAATCTGGTCAGCAAGCGCCCGACGGATCAAGCCTTTGGCGAGGTCCAGGCTCAGATCGGCTCGCATCAGCGCCGCCAGCTCGCATTCGACATTGGCGGGCCGGTGAACCCGGACAAGACGGTCCTCTACCGTATCGTCGGGCTCGGCAGGGCCGCCGATACGCAAGTCGATTTCACCAAGGAGGAGCGGGTCTACATCGCACCATCGCTGACCTTCCAGCCCAGCGCTGCAACGAGCCTGACCATCCTGACCTCCTTCCAGCGCGATCCGGAAACCGGCTTCTACGGCTTCATTCCGGCGGTCGGCAGCGCATTGCCCAACCGCTACGGCCGCATCCCGAGCAAATTCTTCCCCGGCGAGCCCAGCTATGAGGGCTATAGCCGAAACCAGATTGCGGCCGGTTACGCGCTCGAGCATCGCTTCAACGATGTCTTCAGCTTCCGCCAGAATCTGCGATACACGGACCTCGAATCGCGCTTCAGGACCGTCGCGGTGGGAAGTCTGGCCGCCGACGAGCGCACCCTGGTTCGCCGCGTGACGGCGTCGAACGAGAAGGCCAGGACCTTCGGCGTCGACAACCAGCTCCAGGCTGATTTCCGTACCGGACCGCTGACGCACAAGGTCCTGCTCGGCGTCGATGGTTACTGGATGGACGGCACCGCCTTCACCGGCGCAGGCGGCACCGTCCAGACCCTGGACTGGGTCAACCCGGTCTACGGCCGCACGCCCTTTGCCGTACCGGCCCTGCCCGGCACCACACAGGAACAGACGCAGTTCGGCGTCTATCTTCAGGACCAGATCAAGCTCGACCGGCTCTCGCTCCTGGTCGGCGGGCGCTTCGACAATGCCAGAAGCCGCACGCGCGCCCTTACCAATGGCGCACTGACAAAGCAGGACGACGAGGCCACGACGGGCCGCGCCGCGCTGATGTACAATTTCGACAATGGCTTGGCGCCCTATGCGAGCTATTCGACCTCGTTCGAGCCGGTTGCGGGTACGAGTTTTGGCGGTTCGCCCTTCAAACCGACCGAGGGTGAGCAGTATGAGGTCGGCCTCAAATACGCGCCGCCGGGCTATGACGCCTTCATCCAGGCAGCCGTGTACCAACTCACCCAGAGCAATGTGCCGACGGCCGACCCTCTCAATGTCGGCTTCCAGATCCAGACGGGCGAGGTGCGGGCGCGTGGTTTTGAGATCGAGGGTCGAGCGAAACTGTTCGAAAGCCTCGAGCTGATCGCAGCCTATGCCTACACCGACGCCGAGGTGACGAAGAGCACTGGCGTCGACCTTGGCAAGCGGCCGACCGTCGTTCCCCGCAACATGGCTTCACTCTGGGGCCACTACACCTTCAAAACGGGCCTGTTCGCAGGTTTCGCCCTGGGCGGTGGCGTGCGTTATGTCGGCGAGGGCGCAGGCGATCCCGGCAACACCTTCAAGACGCCGGACTATACCCTGTTCGATGCGGCCATCAGCTATGATTTTGGTGTCCGCTCCCAGGCGCTGAAGGGCTGGAAGGTACAGGTCAATGCCCAGAACCTGCTCGACAAGGACTATGTCGCGGGTTGCTACGCGCTGACCCAGTGCTCATTCGGCCTTCGCCGAACGGTGCTTGCAACCCTGTCCTACAGATGGTGA
- a CDS encoding AraC family transcriptional regulator, translating into MDDRLDQDRSSASMQLFSKRLRVSAGTFRHGRGEQVVGPMKRGLKVVVMLQGHQSYELDDRPPLAINSPMLLVAANDGDHVQKRTCLSGEGVRCAIVQLDADFAQDELGASFSGLMGQMQGSGIGPGLWARTAGADLRGIAQQMAECRIEGAMRSLYMAGKALELAATVVDQIVNERPLRAARLPPRTVEQIRAAHALLLQAARNPPTLGELARSTGLNVTKLTAGFRQLYGASVFDYLQAYRLQQAYDLIRSGEKSVAEAAYHVGYNPAHFSGIFRKRFGVLPSALR; encoded by the coding sequence ATGGACGATAGGCTCGATCAGGATCGGTCCTCGGCTTCGATGCAGCTGTTCTCGAAGCGACTGAGGGTGTCCGCCGGAACGTTTCGGCACGGGCGGGGCGAACAGGTCGTCGGGCCGATGAAGCGGGGGCTCAAGGTCGTCGTCATGCTGCAGGGACATCAGTCCTACGAGCTCGACGACAGGCCACCTCTGGCCATCAACAGTCCGATGCTGCTGGTCGCCGCCAATGACGGCGATCATGTCCAGAAACGGACCTGCCTCTCGGGCGAGGGCGTGCGCTGCGCGATCGTGCAGCTTGATGCCGACTTCGCGCAGGACGAACTCGGCGCCAGCTTCTCAGGCCTGATGGGACAGATGCAGGGCAGCGGGATCGGCCCGGGACTATGGGCGCGCACTGCCGGCGCCGATCTCCGCGGGATTGCGCAGCAGATGGCGGAATGCCGGATCGAAGGCGCGATGCGCAGTCTCTACATGGCGGGGAAGGCTCTCGAACTCGCCGCCACGGTTGTGGACCAGATCGTCAACGAGCGGCCGCTGCGGGCTGCTCGCCTGCCGCCGCGAACGGTCGAGCAGATTCGCGCGGCACATGCCCTGCTGCTTCAGGCCGCGCGCAATCCCCCGACATTGGGGGAGCTCGCCAGGAGCACGGGCCTCAATGTCACCAAGTTGACTGCGGGCTTTCGGCAACTCTACGGAGCGAGCGTCTTCGACTATCTCCAGGCGTATCGCCTTCAGCAGGCCTACGATCTGATCCGCAGCGGCGAGAAGAGCGTCGCCGAGGCGGCCTATCACGTCGGTTACAACCCTGCGCATTTCTCGGGCATTTTTCGGAAGCGCTTCGGCGTTCTGCCCAGCGCATTGCGTTGA
- the pepT gene encoding peptidase T: MSIREQLVERFFRYLAVESQSDATAATLPTTPGQQRLAALLAEELRALGLERVVLDDHATVTAMKPGTRPGAPRIGFIAHLDTIDTGLSPTIRPRILRFEGEDLCLNPEKDIWLRVAEHPEIRPWLGQDIIVGDGTSVLGADNKAAIAVIMTLLEELGPESQHGDILVAFVPDEEIGLRGAKALDLSRFDCDFAYTIDCCELGEVVIENFNAASGEIVFTGVTAHPMAAKDILVNPLLMALDFIGQFDRAETPENTEGREGYFWFSDIVANASEARLRVLIRDFDREGFEQRKRRISEVADLIAAQYPKGRIDYQVTDTYRNIQDSLGGDRRSVDLLFAALEALRIEPKLIPMRGGTDGAALSAKGLPTPNFFTGAYNFHSRFEFLPVTAFEKSWEVARMICTLAAQPNGSLEVTQPD, from the coding sequence ATGAGCATTCGCGAGCAACTGGTCGAGCGGTTCTTCCGCTATCTGGCGGTCGAGAGTCAGAGCGACGCCACAGCGGCGACGCTGCCGACCACACCGGGCCAGCAGCGGCTCGCCGCATTGCTTGCAGAGGAGTTGCGCGCACTTGGACTTGAAAGAGTCGTCCTTGACGACCACGCCACCGTCACCGCCATGAAGCCGGGCACGAGGCCCGGCGCGCCGAGGATCGGCTTCATCGCGCATCTCGACACGATCGACACCGGCCTCTCGCCGACGATCCGCCCGCGCATCCTGCGCTTCGAGGGGGAGGATCTTTGCCTGAATCCTGAAAAGGACATCTGGCTGCGCGTGGCGGAGCATCCCGAGATCCGCCCCTGGCTCGGCCAGGACATCATCGTCGGTGACGGAACGAGTGTGCTCGGAGCCGACAACAAGGCCGCGATTGCCGTAATCATGACGCTGCTCGAGGAGCTCGGCCCCGAGAGCCAGCATGGCGACATCCTGGTCGCCTTCGTCCCTGACGAGGAGATTGGCCTGCGCGGTGCGAAGGCGCTCGATCTCTCCCGCTTCGACTGCGATTTCGCCTATACGATCGATTGCTGCGAACTTGGCGAGGTGGTGATCGAGAACTTCAACGCCGCTTCAGGCGAGATCGTCTTCACTGGCGTCACCGCCCACCCGATGGCGGCGAAGGACATCCTCGTGAACCCGCTGCTGATGGCGCTCGACTTCATCGGCCAGTTCGACCGCGCGGAAACTCCCGAAAACACCGAGGGCCGCGAAGGTTATTTCTGGTTCAGCGACATCGTCGCCAATGCCAGCGAGGCGCGCCTGCGTGTTCTGATCCGCGACTTCGACAGAGAGGGGTTCGAACAGCGCAAACGGCGCATCAGTGAGGTTGCCGACCTGATCGCCGCGCAATATCCCAAAGGTCGCATCGACTACCAGGTGACCGATACCTATCGCAACATCCAGGACAGCCTGGGTGGTGACCGCCGCTCGGTTGACCTGCTCTTCGCGGCACTGGAGGCGCTGCGGATCGAGCCGAAGCTGATCCCGATGCGCGGCGGAACGGACGGCGCAGCGCTCTCGGCCAAGGGGCTGCCGACCCCGAACTTCTTCACGGGCGCGTATAACTTCCACTCGCGCTTCGAGTTCCTGCCTGTTACCGCCTTCGAGAAATCATGGGAGGTCGCGCGCATGATCTGCACCTTGGCAGCGCAACCAAACGGCTCACTCGAGGTAACCCAGCCGGATTGA
- a CDS encoding transporter substrate-binding domain-containing protein translates to MAFHVLRMALSAAALLAAAPGAQAGPVLDKIKQDGKIVCLVNPNSPGFSVPDSQGAFRGFNVDFCRMAAAAIFGDGTKAELRGIGFSDSLKAIISGSAHIASRGITATGTRDADPGVSFVTTTFYDGQGFMVPKSLGMTKLADLSGATVCAEEGSTTLLYLADWFGTAKLPYKVENIADKTARLQAFFSGKCDAVASSVSALAADRLLAPKPDDYVIVPQRSATEPLALVSRPDTELEKTLFWGVQIMVAAEEFGVTSQNIDAKLASLKDLPVDEQRLISPTGPTADMAKKLGLRSDWSAQIIKQVGNYGEVFEKHIGKGSPLAMDRSASPNRLARDGGLIFAFPVR, encoded by the coding sequence ATGGCGTTTCACGTGCTCCGCATGGCCTTGTCCGCGGCCGCTCTGCTTGCCGCTGCGCCGGGCGCACAGGCCGGCCCGGTCCTCGACAAGATCAAGCAGGACGGAAAGATCGTCTGCCTGGTCAATCCGAACTCACCCGGCTTCTCCGTCCCCGACAGCCAAGGCGCATTCCGCGGCTTCAATGTCGATTTCTGCCGCATGGCGGCGGCTGCCATCTTCGGCGATGGGACCAAGGCCGAGCTGCGCGGCATCGGGTTCTCCGACAGCCTGAAGGCGATCATCAGCGGCAGCGCGCATATTGCCTCGCGCGGCATTACCGCGACTGGCACCCGCGACGCCGATCCCGGCGTGTCCTTCGTGACGACCACCTTCTATGACGGCCAAGGCTTCATGGTGCCGAAGAGCCTTGGCATGACGAAGCTCGCTGATCTGTCCGGCGCAACCGTCTGTGCCGAAGAGGGCTCGACGACGCTGCTTTATCTCGCCGACTGGTTCGGCACGGCGAAGCTGCCCTACAAGGTTGAGAACATCGCTGACAAGACCGCACGCCTGCAGGCATTCTTCTCCGGAAAATGCGATGCGGTGGCGAGCTCGGTGTCGGCCCTGGCCGCCGATCGCCTGCTGGCACCGAAGCCGGACGATTACGTCATCGTTCCCCAACGTTCAGCCACCGAGCCGCTCGCCCTTGTGTCGCGCCCGGATACGGAGCTGGAGAAGACGCTGTTCTGGGGTGTCCAGATCATGGTCGCCGCCGAGGAATTCGGTGTCACCTCGCAGAATATCGACGCCAAGCTCGCCTCGCTCAAGGATCTGCCAGTCGACGAGCAACGGCTGATCTCCCCGACCGGGCCAACTGCCGACATGGCGAAGAAGCTTGGCCTGCGTTCCGACTGGAGCGCGCAGATCATCAAGCAGGTCGGCAATTACGGCGAGGTTTTCGAAAAGCATATCGGCAAGGGCTCGCCTCTCGCCATGGACCGTTCAGCGTCTCCGAACCGCTTGGCCAGGGATGGCGGGCTGATCTTCGCGTTCCCCGTCCGCTAG